From Thermodesulfobacteriota bacterium:
GAACCTGAAACGTGTTTTTGAGCGCCTCCTTCAACGAAGGAGCAACGGGCAAACCCTCGGTAGTTGATGACTCCGTTACTTTCTGCTCAACCATAGTTATTGAAGAATTGATTTATTGATGATGGGATTAAAATAAGCACTTCCTCTGTCGATGTCATTTTGTTTAATCGGGAAGTTAAGCTATATAAGAGGCTAGTGTTACATTTTACCATCTTTTAACTACTGGGGAAAAAAGAGAAGCCCCCATACTTCTCTTAAAGGGGGCTTCTCCCGCTCAAAGGAGGATGGATAGATAGATAGGTTAAGAACTCACAACGCGATTCGCTACGCGCCGTTTATCTGAAGGCTGTAGCCTCAACTTTTAATTCATTAAGACTCCAATCGTAATCTAGATAGCCGACCTTGAAATCATCTCTTTTTAAAAATTGTTTTTCCTCTTCCGATTTAAGGTACTTCATCACAAAGTTAAGAACCGCTCTCTCTTTCGGACTCCTTTCGCTGAATAGACCGGTGTTTCCATATTGCTCTATGAAGTCATCACCAAACCATTCGAATATTTTGGAGAGCTTCACCGTTCTCTCGGCCGGGTTGATTCTCATCCCTTTATCACTGTTGTTGACAAAATCAGCCGAAGCGGAATCTAGTTGTTCTTCGATGATATCCGACCGGTAGGCCTCATTTCTCAAATCCGGGCATCCTATGGAAGCGCAGTTAATGGCCGCATGGATTCTGGGCTCCTTAAATTGTTTTCTCAGGATCTCGTGCTCTATCTCGTTCAATGTTACCATCCTACCCACTGCCCGAAACTCAAGCCTATCCCATACACCGTCAATTTGACGAATGCTGTTTCCGGGATAGAAAAGGCTAAACAGGCTAAAGCCCCTATGAATGGGGTAGTTATCCATAATGGCTTTAATGGTAAAGGCGTTATAGGCATTAATCCAGAAAGCCAGC
This genomic window contains:
- a CDS encoding DUF547 domain-containing protein, translated to MKNLTTRLVILMIVAFAVTLVSMQSRQSSLVIVSYALAEKEAGKFDHTHSVFDSLLKKYVHNSKVDYEGFISSREEFNAYLKGLGSVTEGEYESWSQEEKLAFWINAYNAFTIKAIMDNYPIHRGFSLFSLFYPGNSIRQIDGVWDRLEFRAVGRMVTLNEIEHEILRKQFKEPRIHAAINCASIGCPDLRNEAYRSDIIEEQLDSASADFVNNSDKGMRINPAERTVKLSKIFEWFGDDFIEQYGNTGLFSERSPKERAVLNFVMKYLKSEEEKQFLKRDDFKVGYLDYDWSLNELKVEATAFR